In one Bactrocera tryoni isolate S06 chromosome 5, CSIRO_BtryS06_freeze2, whole genome shotgun sequence genomic region, the following are encoded:
- the LOC120776387 gene encoding heat shock protein 27, translating into MTLVPTTYGSYARELDRPRYYPPYDFHLYPYLWDDARLWWPSTERLLRPLDDLVTRRVRNQLIQSSLLDWRYPMRWENYYAGERVHVDEKGFQVDIDVRQFKPHEIVVKTNDDYVIVQGNHEKRNDGNGLVERHFIRKYLLPRGFNANDVISNLSSDGILTIKAPPPPPTKYYTPNERLVRVHETGKLALPWK; encoded by the coding sequence ATGACGCTCGTGCCAACCACATATGGCAGTTACGCGCGTGAACTCGACCGCCCACGTTACTATCCACCATACGATTTTCATCTATACCCCTACCTCTGGGACGATGCTCGTTTGTGGTGGCCCTCAACGGAACGTCTGTTGCGTCCACTGGACGACTTGGTTACGCGTCGCGTGCGCAATCAGTTGATACAATCCTCACTGCTGGACTGGCGTTATCCGATGCGTTGGGAGAATTACTATGCGGGCGAGCGGGTGCATGTGGACGAGAAGGGCTTTCAAGTGGACATTGATGTGCGTCAATTTAAGCCGCACGAGATTGTGGTGAAGACCAACGATGACTATGTGATCGTGCAGGGCAATCATGAGAAGCGAAACGATGGCAATGGTCTTGTGGAACGCCACTTTATACGTAAATACCTACTGCCACGCGGTTTCAATGCCAACGATGTGATTTCGAATCTCTCCTCCGATGGCATTTTGACCATCAAAGCACCACCTCCACCGCCGACTAAGTACTATACGCCGAATGAGCGCTTGGTGCGGGTGCATGAAACGGGTAAATTGGCATTGCCCTGGAAATGA